In Candidatus Contubernalis alkalaceticus, the following proteins share a genomic window:
- the lexA gene encoding transcriptional repressor LexA — MTEPLTNRQEEILNFIKKEVQVKGYPPSVREIGKAVGLSSSSTVHAHLSQLEKKGYIRRDPTKPRAIELLEENFFLCSRDISPVPVVGNVTAGQPILAEENIIQYFPLPRDFVKEDSIFMLRVQGDSMINAGIFDGDYITVRQQAAAVNGDIVVALIDDEATVKTFYRENDRIRLQPENDYYEPIIVDNLEILGKVIGLFRKF, encoded by the coding sequence ATGACTGAACCTTTAACCAATCGTCAGGAGGAAATTCTAAATTTTATAAAGAAAGAAGTTCAGGTAAAGGGCTATCCTCCCTCCGTTAGGGAAATCGGAAAGGCCGTTGGCTTGAGTTCCAGTTCTACCGTTCATGCTCATCTTTCTCAATTGGAAAAGAAGGGATATATCCGTAGAGACCCAACAAAACCAAGGGCCATTGAGCTGTTGGAGGAGAATTTCTTTTTATGCTCCCGGGACATTTCCCCGGTGCCGGTTGTAGGAAATGTAACGGCAGGCCAACCTATTCTGGCAGAGGAAAACATAATTCAATATTTCCCCCTACCCAGAGACTTTGTAAAAGAAGACAGCATCTTTATGCTCCGTGTGCAGGGGGACAGCATGATCAATGCGGGAATTTTTGATGGCGACTATATTACCGTTAGACAGCAGGCTGCTGCTGTAAACGGGGATATTGTTGTTGCCCTGATTGATGATGAAGCCACGGTTAAGACTTTTTACCGGGAAAATGACCGTATTCGGCTCCAACCGGAAAATGATTATTATGAACCCATTATAGTAGACAATTTGGAAATACTAGGTAAAGTAATCGGGCTGTTTAGAAAGTTTTAA